Sequence from the Sphingomonas sp. SORGH_AS_0950 genome:
GTCGTCGGGACTGGCGACCTGGCCCAGCTGGAAGCTGGTGTCGCGAAGCGCCGCCCAATGCGACGGCGCGGCCGTCACCGAGCCCAGCATCGCGTCCGAATGGCCGACGACATATTTGGTGCAGGCCAGCACCGTCAGGTCGATGCCCTTCTCGATCGCCGGGAAGAACAGCGGCGTCGCCCAGGTATTGTCGAGGATCGTGGTGATCCCGCGTTCCTTGGCGACGGCGACGATGGCGGGAATGTCCTGCACCTCGAAGCTGAGCGAGCCGGGGCTTTCGAGGAAGATCGCGCGGGTGGCCGGACCGATCAGCTCGGCAATGCCCGCTCCCACCAGCGGGTCGTAGAAGCGCGTGGTGATCCCCATCCGCGCCAGCAATCCGGTGGCGAGCCCGCGCGTCGGATCATAGGCGCTGTCGACCAGCAGCAGCTCGTCGCCCGGCGACAGGACCGACAGCAACGCCGCCGCGATCGCCGCCACGCCCGAGGGGTAGAGGAAGGTCGCCTCTGCGCCGGGCTCCAGGCTGGTCAGCGCATCGGCCAGCGACCATTGGGTGGGCAGGCCCTTGCGACCATAGAACAGCTTCTCGTGCAAATTGCCCGCACCGGTGGCGCGCATATGCGCGACATTGTCGTAGAGGACCGTGGAGCCGCGCCAGACGGGGACGTTGACCACCCCCTTCGTCCATTCCGCGCGGCGGCCCGCCTGGACGAGACGGGTGGCGGGCTTGATGGGCAGGTCTTCGTCGGTCATCGGCGTCACGCGTCTTTCGCTTTGGGGGTGCTGGGGTCAGAGCCCCATTCGGTCCAGCTGCCGTCATAGACCGGCATCATCCCGCCGATCCGCTCGGCCCCGAAGGCCAGCACGCAGGCGGTGACGCCGGAGCCGCAGGTGGCGACCATCGGCCTGGTCGGATCGACCCCGGCGGCGGCGAATTCGGCCGCGATGGCCTCCGGCGATTTCCACCGGCCATCCGCCTCGAACAGGCGCGAATAGGGCAGGTTCAGCGCCGTCGGAATATGGCCCGGCTCGACGCCGGAGCGGGGTTCGGGCTCGGACCCGGCGAAGCGGCCGGGCGAGCGGGCATCGACCAGTTGCGCATCCCCGGCATCGACATGGGCATGGACTTCGCGGAGCGTGCGCAGCCGGGCCAGATCGGCATGGGCGACGAACAGGCCGGGCGTATCGACTGCGCCCGCCGGGCCCGTCATGACCGGATGCCCCGCGGCAGTCCAAGCCTCCAGCCCGCCATCGAGCAGGGCGACCGACTTCGCGCCGAACAGCGTCAGCATCCACCAGGCCCGCGCCGCGCTGTGCAGCGGGGAACGGTCGTAGAGGACGATCCGGTCGGCATGGCCGACGCCTGCCTCGCTCATCGCATGGGCGAAATACTCGGCCATGGGCAGGGTCATCGGCAGGTCGCTGTCGGGATCGGCCAGCCCCCCCAGCGCCAGGAAGCGCGCGCGGGGAATATGCCCGTCCTCGAACCCGCGCCGTGCCTTCGCGTCGCCGGGATCGTCGAGGAAATAGGTGACGTCGAGGATGCGCACATTCGCTTCGCCCGCCATTGCGGCGAGGTCTTCCGGGGTGATGAGTGGCGACATCCTGGGCTCCTCGGTCGGTGGGTCCGTACCTAGGCGCGTTGGGGGCGGGGTCGCAAGCGGGAGCGCGCAAGCTCACCGGCAGGCGGGAGGGTGGCGTGGCCTTCGACTTCGCTCAGGCCGAACGGAGCGGGGGAATACGTCTTTTACAACATCCGTTCAGCCTGAGCGAAGTCGAAGGCAAAGGGAATCACCCCAACCCCTCAAGAAACCCCGCCGCCTGCGCCCGGATCGCCTTGCGGTCTTCCTCCGCCATCCGGTTCCAGTTGCGATAGGGCATCGCCATGCGCGGATTCTCGCCGAAACGCTCCTCGTGCCGCGCCAGGAAATCCCAATAGAGCGCGTTGAACGGGCAGGCGTCCTCGCCCACCCGCTGCTTCACGTCATAGCGGCACGCCCCGCAATAATCCGACATGCGGTCGATATAGGCCCCCGACGAGACATAGGGCTTGGAGGCGATGATGCCGCCATCGGCGAACTGGCTCATGCCCACGACATTGGGCAGCTCGACCCATTCATAGGCATCGATATAGATTTCCAGATACCAGCGATGCACCTCCGCCGGGTCCGCGCCGATCAGGATGGCGAAGTTTCCCGTCACCATCAGCCGCTGGATGTGATGGGCATGCGCGGTGTCGAGCGTCTGGCCCAGCGCCTCGGCCATGCAGTGCATGTCGGTCCGGCCCGTCCAGTAGAAGCCGGGCAGCGGCCGGGTCGCGCGCAGGGCGTTGCGGTTCACATAGTCCGGCCCGACATGCCAGTAGAGCCCGCGCACATATTCGCGCCAGCCGATGATCTGGCGGATATAGCCCTCGACCGAATTGAGGCTGACACGACCGTCCTCATATTCCCCTTCCGCCATCCGGCAGAGTTCGAGCGGGTCGAGCAGCCCCGAATTGATATAGGGCGACAGGACCGAGTGCCAGAGCTGGTGCTGCCCGGTCAGCATCGCATCCTGATAGTCGCCGAATTTGGGCAGGCCGTTCGCCATGAACGCCTCGGCCTGTTTCTGCGCGTCCTCCGCGGTGGTCGCATAGGCGAAGCCGTCGAGCGAGCCGGGATGGTTGTCGAACCGCGCGGCGACCAGCGTCAGCACCTCGCGCGTGATCGCATCGGGGGCGAAGGTGAGCGGTTCGGGCGGCCTGTCCTTCTTGGGGGCGGGCTTGCGGTTGTCGGCGTCGTAATTCCACTTGCCGCCCTCGGGCTTGTCGCCCTTCATCAACAGGCCGGTCTTGCGCCGCATCAGCCGGTAGAAATACTCCATGCGCAGTTCCTGGCGGTCCTCCGCCCAGGCCTCGAACTCGGCCTGGCTGGCGATGAAGCGGGTGTCGGGACGGATGTCGACGGGGATGCCGAACATCGTCTCCCACGCCTCCAGCATCGCGGCGACGCGCCATTCGCCCGCCTGGGTGACGACGATCCGCGCGGGATCGTGGCGTCCGACCGCGCGCGCGACCTCGCCGGTGAAGCTGCCCGCATTGTCGGCGTCGTCCAGCCGGACGTAATCGACTGTCCAGCCTGCCTGGCGCAACGCCTCGGCATGATGGCGCATCGCGGACAGGATATAGGCGATCTTGGCCTTGTGATGGCGGACATAGGCCGTCTCGTCCGCCACCTCCATCATCAGCAGGACTGCGCTTCTGGGATCGGCACCCTCCAGCGACGACAGGTTCATCGACAATTGATCGCCCAATATCGGGATCAGCGTTGGCGATTCGGGCATGGTTGTCCTACATGGCCTTTCATGAAGCATCTCGGCCAGACCAGCGCGCTGCCCGCTTCCCCGGAAGAGGCGGTGCTCGATTATGTTCCCAACCCCCGACCGGGGCGCACCTATCTGATCCGGTTCGCGGCACCCGAGTTCACCTCGCTCTGCCCGGTGACCGGCCAGCCCGACTTCGCGCATCTGGTGATCGACTATGTGCCCGGCGAGATGATCGTCGAGTCCAAGTCGTTGAAATTGTTCCTGGGCAGCTTCCGCAACCATGCCGGTTTCCATGAGGATTGCACCGTCGGCATCGGCGAGCGCCTGTTCGAGGAGATGAAGCCGGTCTGGCTGCGCATCGGCGGATATTGGTATCCGCGCGGCGGCATTCCGATCGACGTGTTCTGGCAGTCCTCGGCCCCGCCCGCCGATCTGTGGCTGCCCGACCAGGGCGTCGCGGGCTATCGCGGCCGGGGCTGACGGCCCCCGGCCGGGCCGGTCAGCGGGGGTTCAGCGGGCCATGCTAGACGGGGCGCCTCACAGAATGGAGGTTCCGTCGTGAAGACCAGGTTGATGATCGCCGCTTCCCTTCCCCTCTGTCTTGCCGCCGCCGTCCTGCCGACCGCGGCGCAGGCCATGCCCAACCCGGCATCGGTCTTCTGCCAGAAGATGGGCGGCCGCTCGGTCAACGCCACGCTGCCGGACCGGTCGCAGCTCGGCCTGTGCTATCTGCCCGGCAAGAAGATCGTCGAGGAATGGACGCTGTACCGGATGCTCGACGGCAAGAAGCCCTCGCCCCGGCACAACCCCTTTCGATAGGACATTCCGCTCCGCAACAGGGTCCTGAGGGACCCTTTTCGTCGGCAGACCGGGCCTTTGCAGCGCCCGGTCGCCTGACACGGTTGCGGTGCAGCAAATATGTAATACGGTCTGCAACCTTCCTGCCAAATGCGGGTTAACCTTGAAACGATGTGTCCGGTGGGAAACTCGCCCCGACATGTCGTGCTTCAAGGACTGGCAATATGGCGGATGCGAACGGAACCGTGATCGAACGACTGGCGCTGATCGGAAACTTCCTGCCCCGGCAATGCGGGCTCGCGACATTCACCACCGACGTCTATTCGGCCCTTCGCGATCGCTTTCCCAATCTGGCGGTCGACGTCTATGCGATGGACGATCATCCCGGCCGCTACGCCTATCCCCCGGCCGTGACCGCCGCCATCCCGCAGAATGAGCGTTCCGCCTATATCGACATGGCCCGCCGGATCGAGGCGAGCGGCGCGCAGGCTATCTGGGTCCAGCACGAATATGGCATCTATGGCGGCGCGGCGGGCGAGCATCTGCTCGCACTGCTCGACCGTACCACGCTGCCCGTCATCGCGACGCTGCACACGGTTCTCGAAAAGCCCTCGGCCGACGAACGCCGGGTGATGGAGGGGCTGCTCCGCCGTTGCGCCAAGATCATCGTCATGGCGGACAAAGGCTTCGACATCCTCAAGCGCGTCTATGGCGCCGATCCGCGCCAGATCGCGATGATCCCGCACGGCGTGCCCGACCGCGAGCTGATCTCGCCCGACTCGCTCAAGGCGAAGTTCGGCTGGCAAGGCCGCAAGGTCGTCTTCACCTTCGGTCTGCTGGCGCCCAACAAGGGGATCGAGACGATCATCGAGGCGCTGCCCGCCGTCGCCGCGCATCATCCCGAACTGCTCTATGTCGTGCTGGGCGCGACCCATCCCAATCTGATCGCGCATGAGGGCGAAGCCTATCGCGACCGGCTGAAGGCGCTGGCCGAGGCGCGCGGCGTGGCGGACAATGTCGCCTTCGTCGATGCGTTTGTCGACCATGACGACCTGATCGAATATCTCCAGGCCGCCGATATCTACGCCACCCCCTATACCAACCCCGCCCAGATCACGAGCGGGACGCTGTCCTATGCGGTCGGCGTCGGCAAGGCGGTGATCTCCACCCCCTATGTCCATGCCGCCGAGATATTGGACGACGATCACGGCGTGCTCGTCCCGTTCGGCGACGTCGAGGGGTTCGCGCGCGAGATCGACCGGCTGCTGGGCGACGACACGGCGCGCGAGCGGCTGTCGCAGCGTGCCTATGCGCGGGGTCGCACGATGATCTGGCCGCGTCTGGCCGAGGCGGCGATCAAGCAGATCGGCACCGCGATCACCACCCGCCCGCGCCGCATCGCCATCGGTCATACGCCGACGATCAAGCCGCTGGCCCCCGATCTGGCCGCCGTCGAGCGGATGAGCGATTCGACCGGCATGTTGCAGCATGCCATCTATTCGGTGCCCGATCGTCGCCATGGCTATTGCATCGACGACAAATGCCCGCGCGCTGATCTTCATGACCCAGGCGCCCGGCATCGATCCCGTCACGCGCGACAAATGGACCACCATCTACGCCTCGTTCCTGCAATATGCCTGGAATCCCGAGGCGCGGCGCTATCGCAACTTCATGCGGTTCGACCGCAGCTGGTGCGAGGATGTGGGGTCGGAGGACTCCAACGGCCGTACCCTGTGGGCGCTGGGCGTCGCCGCGCGCGACGCGCAACTCGCCAAGCATCGCGACTGGGCGCAGATGTGGTTCGACGCGACCGCCTCGCTGGCGCTCGACCTCGGTTCGCTGCGGGCCCAGGCCTTTGCGATGCTGGGCGCCGCCGCCATGCTGGAAGCGCGGCCGGGGCATCAGCTGGCCCGCACCATCCTGGAAAAGCTGCCCCCGCTGCATCTGGCGCTGCTGGAAGAAGCGCGGCGGCCGGAATGGCAGTGGTTCGAGATCGTGCTCGCCTATGACAATGCCCGCGTGCCGCAGGCGTTGATCGAGGCAGGGCGTGCGCTGGGGCGTCAGGACCTGATCGACTGCGGCATTTCCACGCTGGACTGGATCGTCGCCAAGCAGACCTCGCCGGAAGGCCGCTTCCGCGCGGTCGGCAGCGAGAGCTTCGGTCGCCCCTATGCCGAGCCGTTGCAGTTCGACCAGCAGCCGCTCGAGGCGCAGGCGACGGTCGAGGCCTGTCAGTCCGCCTATGCCGCGACCCGCGACCCGCGCTGGATCGCCGAGGGCGAGCGCGCCTATGGCTGGTTCCTGGGCCTGAACGACCTCGACCTGCCGCTGGCGACGGCGCAGGACGGCGGCTGTTTCGACGGGCTGATGCCGACCGGTCTCAACCGCAACCAGGGCGCGGAGTCGATCCTGGCCCTGCAACTCGCCAATTGCGCGATCGCCAGCCTTTGCCATTCCGCATCATCCATGGCAGGAGCCGATCGTCACATCGCCTGATGCGTCCAGCAAGGGGGATGGGATGAGCGTTTTGGGTAAAGTGGCGAGACGGTAGCGCGATGGATCTTTTCAACCACCGGCTGCGGCTTCATGCCGATCCTTCCCGCGTCGTGGTGCGGCCGTTTCACATCGCCTGGGGCGGTGGCAATGGCGCGCCGCCCAGCCGGACCGAACGGCTGGTGGGCGAGGTGCTGGCGATGACGCCGCAGGAAGCGCGCGACCAGCTGGAAACCGTGCTGAAGGATTTCGAGGCGCGGCACTGGCAGACGCGGCGCGTCTTCATGACCCGCTACGACCAGATCGAGGATCTGCTGAAGCTGGACGGCGCAACGATCAGCGACGAGAAGCGGCAGCTGATCGGCGCCTATTTCTGCCACGAATACAGCTACGCGGCGGCGGCGCTGATGAACCCGTCGGCGGTGCCGCATTTCGACCAGACCGGCATCCAGCCGGGGTCGCAGCGTATCCTGATGTCGATGCGCGCGGTGGGCGAGGGGCATATCTCGTCGGTCGCCTTTCGCGAAGGCATCATCAACGACCAGAACCAGCTTCGCCTCGCGCCCGAGCCGCCTTTCGCGACCGCGACCGACGTGCATGGCTGGGGCGACGACGATGTGCCGGGCGGCCCCGTCACGGTGCATCGCCACCGCGACTCGACGCTGTCGGGCACGGTCATCTTCCCGATCACCCAGGCCCAGTCCAAGGGGCTGGAGGACATGCGCATCGTCCAGTTCACGCATGACGACGGCGCGGTCGAGTGGATCGGCACCTATACCGCCTATGACGGCTCGGGCATCCAGTCCGAACTGATGCGCACCCGCGACTTCCGCGCGTTCGACCTCGTGCCGATGACCGGATCGGCGGCGCGCAACAAGGGCATGGCGCTGTTCCCGCGCAAGGTCGCCGGGCAATATATGATGATCGGGCGGCAGGACGGCGAGAACCTGTTCCTGCTCAAGTCCGACTCGCTGACCCATTGGGACGAGGGTGAGAAGATCCTGACCCCCGTCTATCCATGGGAGCTGGTGCAGATCGGCAATTGCGGCCCGCCCATCGAGACGGACGAGGGCTGGCTGCTGCTGACCCACGGCGTCGGCGCGATGCGCAAATATTCGATCGGCGCCGCGCTGCTCGACAAGGACGACCCCTCCAAGGTGCTGGGCCGGACGAAGCAGCCGATCCTGGCCGCCAAGGACCAGGACCGCGAAGGTTATGTGCCCAACGTCGTCTATTCGTGCGGCGCGATCCGGCACGGCGA
This genomic interval carries:
- the metC gene encoding cystathionine beta-lyase, with the translated sequence MTDEDLPIKPATRLVQAGRRAEWTKGVVNVPVWRGSTVLYDNVAHMRATGAGNLHEKLFYGRKGLPTQWSLADALTSLEPGAEATFLYPSGVAAIAAALLSVLSPGDELLLVDSAYDPTRGLATGLLARMGITTRFYDPLVGAGIAELIGPATRAIFLESPGSLSFEVQDIPAIVAVAKERGITTILDNTWATPLFFPAIEKGIDLTVLACTKYVVGHSDAMLGSVTAAPSHWAALRDTSFQLGQVASPDDAYLGSRGLRTMAVRLAQHQQSALTIAKWLAEQPGVAQVLHPALPSCPGHAIFARDFLGSSGLFAFVLDGGNDAARTAMLDGLAHFGLGFSWGGYESLAIPADPHRYRSVTKRDFAGPLIRLQIGLEDTDDLIADLDRGLARFRAARG
- a CDS encoding sulfurtransferase, which encodes MSPLITPEDLAAMAGEANVRILDVTYFLDDPGDAKARRGFEDGHIPRARFLALGGLADPDSDLPMTLPMAEYFAHAMSEAGVGHADRIVLYDRSPLHSAARAWWMLTLFGAKSVALLDGGLEAWTAAGHPVMTGPAGAVDTPGLFVAHADLARLRTLREVHAHVDAGDAQLVDARSPGRFAGSEPEPRSGVEPGHIPTALNLPYSRLFEADGRWKSPEAIAAEFAAAGVDPTRPMVATCGSGVTACVLAFGAERIGGMMPVYDGSWTEWGSDPSTPKAKDA
- a CDS encoding cryptochrome/photolyase family protein translates to MPESPTLIPILGDQLSMNLSSLEGADPRSAVLLMMEVADETAYVRHHKAKIAYILSAMRHHAEALRQAGWTVDYVRLDDADNAGSFTGEVARAVGRHDPARIVVTQAGEWRVAAMLEAWETMFGIPVDIRPDTRFIASQAEFEAWAEDRQELRMEYFYRLMRRKTGLLMKGDKPEGGKWNYDADNRKPAPKKDRPPEPLTFAPDAITREVLTLVAARFDNHPGSLDGFAYATTAEDAQKQAEAFMANGLPKFGDYQDAMLTGQHQLWHSVLSPYINSGLLDPLELCRMAEGEYEDGRVSLNSVEGYIRQIIGWREYVRGLYWHVGPDYVNRNALRATRPLPGFYWTGRTDMHCMAEALGQTLDTAHAHHIQRLMVTGNFAILIGADPAEVHRWYLEIYIDAYEWVELPNVVGMSQFADGGIIASKPYVSSGAYIDRMSDYCGACRYDVKQRVGEDACPFNALYWDFLARHEERFGENPRMAMPYRNWNRMAEEDRKAIRAQAAGFLEGLG
- the queF gene encoding preQ(1) synthase; protein product: MKHLGQTSALPASPEEAVLDYVPNPRPGRTYLIRFAAPEFTSLCPVTGQPDFAHLVIDYVPGEMIVESKSLKLFLGSFRNHAGFHEDCTVGIGERLFEEMKPVWLRIGGYWYPRGGIPIDVFWQSSAPPADLWLPDQGVAGYRGRG
- a CDS encoding DUF333 domain-containing protein, which codes for MKTRLMIAASLPLCLAAAVLPTAAQAMPNPASVFCQKMGGRSVNATLPDRSQLGLCYLPGKKIVEEWTLYRMLDGKKPSPRHNPFR
- a CDS encoding glycoside hydrolase family 130 protein; this translates as MDLFNHRLRLHADPSRVVVRPFHIAWGGGNGAPPSRTERLVGEVLAMTPQEARDQLETVLKDFEARHWQTRRVFMTRYDQIEDLLKLDGATISDEKRQLIGAYFCHEYSYAAAALMNPSAVPHFDQTGIQPGSQRILMSMRAVGEGHISSVAFREGIINDQNQLRLAPEPPFATATDVHGWGDDDVPGGPVTVHRHRDSTLSGTVIFPITQAQSKGLEDMRIVQFTHDDGAVEWIGTYTAYDGSGIQSELMRTRDFRAFDLVPMTGSAARNKGMALFPRKVAGQYMMIGRQDGENLFLLKSDSLTHWDEGEKILTPVYPWELVQIGNCGPPIETDEGWLLLTHGVGAMRKYSIGAALLDKDDPSKVLGRTKQPILAAKDQDREGYVPNVVYSCGAIRHGDSLFLPYGIADSSIGFAFVKISELLAAM